A single genomic interval of Helicoverpa zea isolate HzStark_Cry1AcR chromosome 19, ilHelZeax1.1, whole genome shotgun sequence harbors:
- the LOC124639798 gene encoding cellular tumor antigen p53, translated as MNDFRKMYSEEDYDSCINDQNLLLEIDSCGLDFEGISSGFIPSPASETMEMGTKPNPGTLMEFPFCPRGPPQRMSYPGELNFQVEVNSNDVHKKTFLYSHQLCRIYVDMKCNFSVQFNWDYLKAPHMFVRSTVVFSDETQAEKRVERCVQHFHESSTSGIQTEIAKNVLHSSREIGTQGVYYCGKVDMADSWYSVLVEFVRTSPDSCSHAYQFSCKNSCATGINRRAIAIIFTLENHMGEIFGRQKVGARVCACPRRDMLKDETAEGVYKTGKKRIPSNQIDPPKTKKIKVENLMEFDDAVHKLPPLQIVGSRAMLCGLKVMLEMMELAVECRKNDPESTALHEKPISDLRDTIKKLENAKKPPQ; from the exons ATGAATGATTTCAGAAAGATGTACTCTGAAGAAGACTATGATAGCTGCATCAATGATCAAAATCTGTTGct GGAGATCGATTCTTGCGGACTCGACTTTGAGGGCATTTCATCAGGATTCATTCCATCACCAGCTTCGGAGACCATGGAAATGGGCACCAAACCTAACCCAGGCACACTGATGGAATTTCCT TTCTGTCCCCGAGGGCCTCCACAAAGGATGAGTTATCCTGGGGAACTTAATTTCCAAGTGGAAGTGAACAGCAATGATGTACACAAGAAGACATTTTTG TATTCCCACCAACTGTGCCGCATCTACGTGGATATGAAGTGCAACTTTAGCGTGCAATTCAACTGGGACTACTTGAAGGCTCCGCATATGTTCGTGCGGTCTACAGTCGTCTTCTCTGACGAGACGCAGGCGGAGAAGCGAGTTGAACGATGCGTACAGCACTTCCATGAGAGCTCGACTTCTG GAATTCAAACAGAAATTGCCAAAAACGTGCTCCACTCGTCCCGGGAGATTGGTACCCAGGGCGTCTACTACTGCGGCAAGGTGGATATGGCAGACTCCTGGTACTCAGTGCTAGTGGAATTCGTCAGGACCAGCCCTGATTCCTGCTCCCATGCTTACCAGTTCTCCTGCAAGAATTCTTGTGCAACCGGCATTAATAGGCGGGCGATTGCTATTATTTTTACACTGGAAAAtcatat GGGTGAAATCTTCGGGCGTCAGAAGGTAGGAGCGAGGGTCTGCGCCTGTCCTCGTCGAGATATGCTCAAAGACGAGACAGCTGAGGGGGTGTACAAGACTGGCAAGAAACGCATCCCCTCTAACCAGATTGATCCGCCTAAGACGAAGAAGATCAAAGTCGAGAATCTCATGGAGTTTGATGATGCTGTCCATAAACTGCCTCCG TTGCAAATCGTGGGGTCCAGAGCGATGCTATGCGGCCTTAAAGTGATGTTAGAAATGATGGAGCTAGCCGTCGAGTGTCGAAAGAATGACCCAGAGTCGACGGCCCTACACGAAAAACCTATCTCGGACCTCAGAGATACCATCAAAAAATTGGAAAATGCCAAAAAACCGCcacagtaa